Genomic window (Candidatus Neomarinimicrobiota bacterium):
ACATCTGCCAATCAGGAAGATCATGTGAGTATGGGACACCGGTCTGCCCGAAAACTGTTGGAGATTATTGAAAATACAGAAACCGTCCTGGCAATTGAATATCTGGCAGCTGCTGAAGGAATCGACTATCACCGTCCCCTGAAATCAAGTCCCGTTTTGGAAAAAGTACATCAGCGTCTTCGACAGGATATTCCGCATCTGGAAAAAGACAGAATAATGTACGAGGATATCCGGAAAGCCCTCAATATCATCAAGAGCGGTTACCTTCAAAAAACAGCCAAACGGTAATGTGATATAGATATAATAAAAAGCCTCCATCTGGAGGCTTGTAGAAAATGAAGATATTTAGAAAAAATTAATTCAGCGTATTTAAATGCCGGGAAAGGCGGGATTTAATACTTGCCGCCCGGTTTTTATGAAGAATTCCCTTTTGAGCAACTTTATCTACCAGGGAATAGACCTTTTTTAACTGTTCCTGACCACTCTCCCTGGAATCGTTATCCATGAATTTTTTGATCTCGGTTTTTACCAGGGATTTATAGTGACGGTTGCGCTGATTGCGTTTTTCAGCCTGACGGATTCTTTTCTTTGTTGATAACGGATATGCCATATCACTCCTTTTCTCTTTTTTATAGCCTGAAAATTTATTTTCATTTCTTTGTAATGTCAATAAAATTGCATAAATATTTTTTGAAATTGTTCACGGTAATCTAAATATTTTTATAAATTCCACTGATGTTTTTCCTAATTCTGAAAATTCTCCTGATAATTATCACTTTTTTGTTACTTATAACGGCTTCCATTCTTTTTATTCCTTTCCAAATGACATTGCAGGCAGCGAAAGAGAATAAAAATATCTGTTTCAAAGGCGCAGCTTACTGGATATCCTGGTTGCTTAAGACCAAGATTGAATACAGGGATCAAAAGATGAATGTATTTGTGGTATTCCTGGGTATAACTATAAAAATTCCTTTAAAAAAGATTGAAAAAAAGAAAAAAGTTGATGAAAAAGTATCTGAAGAAAAAGTAAAGACCGAACCCATGAAATCTGACAGAGAACCGGATGACATGAAAACACAGGAAAAAAGGAGTGAGTCTCCGGAAGAAAAAGAATACACAGGAGTAGAGGCAAAGGATACTGAAGCTGAATCTATGGGAATAAAAGAAAAGATTGCTTTTTATAAACCTTTTATCCGAAAAACACTTTTACCTCAGATTCGTAGGATTTTTTCATATTTCCATCTAAAAATTCGTTGTCTTCATCTTGTATATGGAAATGAAAATCCGGCCGTGACAGGCTGGCTTGAGGGAACTGTTGCCTCCCTGAAACCTTTTATGGCTGCCAAAAGGAGCTCCGGTGCAGTGTCAACCTGCTTCTGTTATGATAAAAAGTCCCTGGATTTTAACGTTGATTTATATTTTTCTATGAATTTGTATGGTATTGTTATTAGATTATTAATTATTTGGTGGCACTATCGTAAACTGTCATCATTACAAAGAAGGATTAAGCATGAACCAGACCCTGGAGAAGCTTCTTGACAAAGCCCATGAATTTTTGAATACCAAGACGGTTGTCGGTGATCCGATTCACATAGATGACCTCACGTTAATCCCCATTTCAAAGATATCGGTGGGATTTGGAAGCGGTGATCATAATGCACAAGGGCATCACAACGATAAATCCGTAGTTGAAGGATTTGGAGGGGGGATGAATATCCACCCGGTTGCAGTGATTGCGGTTCACAAAGATCATGCAAAACTCATGATGCTTACCGGGAAGGAACAACAATTAGGTAAAGTTCTTGATCTGGTGCCTGATCTGCTGGATCGATTTGCCCCGAAAAAGACCGATCATAAGGAGGATGAATAAATGGATATTTCTTTATTGCGTAATATTCCCCTTTTTGAAGATCTTGAAGATCAGGAGCTTGAACAAATCTCCAAGGTTATTCAGGTTCGAACCTATGAGAAAAACAAACTGATTCTTCTGGAAGAAGATTTGGGGGATACGCTTTTTATCATCAGTCAGGGGGCTGTTAAGATCAGCCGGATTAACGAGGATGGGAAAGAAGTAATTCTCAGTATTTTATCTGATGGTGAGTTTTTTGGTGAAATGTCCATTCTGGATGGCGAGTCACGCTCTGCAAATGTGATTGCCTTGGAGAAATCGGAAGTATTTATGTTGAAACGGCAGGATTTTTTGGAAATGCTGGAGAAATATCCGAAGATATCCATCCATCTTCTAGAAGAACTTGCCCGCAGGCTCCGCCGGAGTGATCAGCAGATTGAAAGCCTATCTCTCAGTGATGCCGAACACAGGGTCGCCAATACCATCATTCGTCTCGCCGAAGATTTGGGTGTCCATCTGAAAGGTTATGTTACGATCAATGATATTCCCCTGCAGCAGGATATTGCCAACATGGCCGGGACATCACGGGAAACAGTCTCCCGGATGTTGAAAATGCTGGAAAATAAAGGACTCATTACCCGTGAAGGACGGAAGTTGATCATCAATAATTACATGGAATTCTACCGGAATTTCTCAAAATAAACGTCGTAAACAGTACAATATTCTAACGACTGACAACTGCCGACTGAAGACTCCCCACCAATTCTCAATTAAAAAAAATAAATTGCCCATCATGCCATTACTCCCATACGCCCGCAACGGTTTCAGATATAATCATTACAAATTTTTTCTGGATGATATGTTTCACACCCGTGTTCAGCGTTTATCCGTCGAAACCGGATTCACATGTCCCAACAGAGACGGCTCGAAAGGGTGGGGAGGGTGTATTTATTGCAACAACGACTCATTTATGCCGCCTTATGCCGTGACAGGGGACCTGAATGAACAGATCAGGCAGGGGAAACAGTATCTGAAAGAACGTTTTCACGCGGATAAATTTATTGCCTATTTTCAAAGTTATACGAATACATATGGGCCGGTATCAGTTTTAAAGGAGAAAATCAGGCAGGTTTTAGACGATAAAGATGTCGTAGGCATCTCTGTTTCAACCCGGCCGGACTGCCTGGAGAGGGAAGTACTTGATTTTCTGAAGGATATAAGCCGGTATACCTACGTGAACCTCGAGATTGGTGTGGAATCCATCTATGATAAAACTCTGTTCTGGATGAACCGCTGTCACACGATGAAAGATACGCTGCAAGCGTTTGCGATACTGGAAGAATATTCATTTGATGTTACAGCACACGTCATTCTGGGTTCACCCACTGAAACAAGAGAAGAAATGCTGGCTATGACCCGGGAGATCAATCAGTGGAAAATACGCTTTTTGAAATTGCATCACCTCCAGGTCATCCGAGGGGCACGACTTGAAAAAGAATACCTTGATAATCCGTTTCATCTCTTTGAATACAAAGAATATCTCGATTTGGTTACAGACTTTATTTCCAGAATAAAACCTGAGATCATTTTTCAGCGCCTTTTTGCCGAATCACCGGGTTCCTATCTGGTGGCTCCTGTGTGGAAAAAAAGAACTACCGAAATCATCATGGATATTCAGAAAACCATGCATGATAAAGGCTTGTGGCAAGCCGGTCAGTTGTAACACTCTGCTCCGTGTCACAAACTGAACAATTTTCCTCCCATTCAATCACCCATTCTTCCATTCTCAATTCTCAATAAATTCCTTATATTCAGCAGTTAATTTTGCAATCTGCCTAAAATGGAGAATTTGTATGCCTGACCATGTCCTTGTTAAACATGTACCAAAATATGCCGATCAGGAGATCACACTCAGGGGATGGGTTTATAATATTCGTAAAAGTGGAAAAATCTGGTTTTTAATTTTCAGGGATGGAACCAACTGGATACAGTGTGTTGTTTTGAAAAATGAAGTAAGTGAAAATGTATTCGAGATGAAAAACACACTTACACAAGAATCTTCCATCGAAATCCGTGGCCGTGTGCAAAAGGCTCCACGACAGGAATTTGGTTATGAGATCCTGGTGAAAGACATCAAGATCTACCAGATTGCAGAAGAGTATCCTATTGCCTTGAAAGAGCATGGCATTGAATTTCTCCTGGACAACCGGCATTTGTGGCTTAGAAGCCGGAAACCCAATGCCGTTCTTAAGATCCGTGCTGAAGTGGAAAAAGCCTGCAGGAATTTTTTTGATGAACGGGATTTTGTTCTTGTGGATTCGCCCATGTTTACACCCAATGCAGCAGAAGGAACCACAACCCTGTTTGAAACGGACTATTTCGGCCGGAAGGCTTATCTGACTCAATCCGGTCAGTTATACAGTGAAGCTGCCATTATGGCTTTCAATAAAACATATTGTTTCGGTCCATGCTTCAGAGCGGAAAAATCCAAAACGCGCCGCCATCTGACGGAATTTTGGATGATCGAACCGGAGATGGCTTTTTACGATATTCATGACAACATGGATTTGGCAGAAGAATTTGTGTCTTATCTTGTTCAGCGGGTCGTGAAAAATTGTCCTGATGAATTAAATATTCTGGAAAGAGATCTCTCTAAACTTGAAAAGATTACTCCGCCTTTTCCCCGTATTACGTATGATGAAGCCGTGGCAATTTTAAATAAA
Coding sequences:
- the rpsT gene encoding 30S ribosomal protein S20, translated to MAYPLSTKKRIRQAEKRNQRNRHYKSLVKTEIKKFMDNDSRESGQEQLKKVYSLVDKVAQKGILHKNRAASIKSRLSRHLNTLN
- a CDS encoding Crp/Fnr family transcriptional regulator, whose product is MDISLLRNIPLFEDLEDQELEQISKVIQVRTYEKNKLILLEEDLGDTLFIISQGAVKISRINEDGKEVILSILSDGEFFGEMSILDGESRSANVIALEKSEVFMLKRQDFLEMLEKYPKISIHLLEELARRLRRSDQQIESLSLSDAEHRVANTIIRLAEDLGVHLKGYVTINDIPLQQDIANMAGTSRETVSRMLKMLENKGLITREGRKLIINNYMEFYRNFSK
- a CDS encoding TIGR01212 family radical SAM protein (This family includes YhcC from E. coli K-12, an uncharacterized radical SAM protein.), translated to MFHTRVQRLSVETGFTCPNRDGSKGWGGCIYCNNDSFMPPYAVTGDLNEQIRQGKQYLKERFHADKFIAYFQSYTNTYGPVSVLKEKIRQVLDDKDVVGISVSTRPDCLEREVLDFLKDISRYTYVNLEIGVESIYDKTLFWMNRCHTMKDTLQAFAILEEYSFDVTAHVILGSPTETREEMLAMTREINQWKIRFLKLHHLQVIRGARLEKEYLDNPFHLFEYKEYLDLVTDFISRIKPEIIFQRLFAESPGSYLVAPVWKKRTTEIIMDIQKTMHDKGLWQAGQL
- the asnS gene encoding asparagine--tRNA ligase, which encodes MPDHVLVKHVPKYADQEITLRGWVYNIRKSGKIWFLIFRDGTNWIQCVVLKNEVSENVFEMKNTLTQESSIEIRGRVQKAPRQEFGYEILVKDIKIYQIAEEYPIALKEHGIEFLLDNRHLWLRSRKPNAVLKIRAEVEKACRNFFDERDFVLVDSPMFTPNAAEGTTTLFETDYFGRKAYLTQSGQLYSEAAIMAFNKTYCFGPCFRAEKSKTRRHLTEFWMIEPEMAFYDIHDNMDLAEEFVSYLVQRVVKNCPDELNILERDLSKLEKITPPFPRITYDEAVAILNKKGLDFEWGNDFGAPHETAISEDFDKPVMIWKWPAETKAFYMKRDPENERYVLGVDMIAPEGFGEIIGGSQREEDINKLLARIKKENLPEEIFNWFIDVRRYGSVPHSGFGLGLERTVQWICGLHHIRECIPWPRTMVRLNP